The Streptomyces sp. NBC_01275 genome has a segment encoding these proteins:
- a CDS encoding phosphoadenosine phosphosulfate reductase family protein — protein sequence MTSRNKRRQPVGDMFPGMADRIAGRPPKAETEPEAMTLDEAIARSVAILDRVLAAFPVVATVGLFSGGNDSVVVNHLFRRRVDAVAHVNTGTGIPETTQHVRDVVASWGLPLHELHPKHSYRDLVLGNVLATRGKSIGRPVWKGFPGPAGHSVMYRRLKDEPLQRLRGQIIGSRGRSRNVVYLGGMRWAETHRRFRNAEEVDREGALIWVSPIVHWTDAHMREYRARHRCTLPHEHAEHQMCTPDALPLNEVTAHLHMSGECLCGAFAKPGELDEIEYFYPHATKPLRELERETEAAGLPACKWGQRPPGPRSRRPAGRLCSKCDDVEGQADLLAEWRESGLITPAQFDAFTRTDEQRAA from the coding sequence ATGACCTCTCGCAACAAGCGCCGGCAACCGGTCGGGGACATGTTCCCGGGCATGGCCGACCGGATCGCCGGCCGCCCTCCGAAAGCGGAGACGGAGCCGGAAGCGATGACGCTGGATGAGGCGATCGCCCGCTCGGTCGCGATCCTCGACCGCGTCCTGGCCGCCTTCCCCGTCGTCGCCACGGTCGGGCTGTTCTCCGGCGGCAACGACTCCGTGGTGGTCAACCACCTCTTCCGCCGCCGGGTGGACGCGGTCGCGCACGTCAACACCGGGACCGGCATCCCGGAGACCACCCAGCACGTTCGCGACGTGGTCGCCTCCTGGGGCCTGCCCCTGCACGAGCTGCACCCCAAGCACTCCTATCGGGATCTCGTGCTCGGCAACGTGCTCGCCACCCGCGGCAAGAGCATCGGCCGCCCGGTGTGGAAGGGCTTCCCCGGCCCGGCCGGGCACTCCGTCATGTACCGCCGACTCAAGGACGAACCCCTTCAGCGATTGCGCGGGCAGATCATCGGCTCGCGCGGGCGTTCCCGCAACGTCGTCTACCTGGGCGGCATGCGGTGGGCGGAGACCCACCGGCGATTCCGCAACGCCGAAGAGGTCGACCGTGAGGGCGCGCTGATCTGGGTGTCCCCGATCGTGCACTGGACCGACGCCCACATGCGCGAATACCGGGCCCGGCACCGCTGCACCCTCCCGCACGAGCACGCCGAACACCAGATGTGCACCCCGGACGCACTGCCCCTGAACGAGGTCACCGCTCACCTGCACATGTCCGGGGAGTGCCTGTGCGGAGCGTTCGCCAAGCCCGGCGAACTCGACGAGATCGAGTACTTCTACCCCCACGCCACCAAGCCCTTGCGGGAGCTGGAGCGCGAGACGGAAGCCGCGGGCCTGCCCGCGTGCAAGTGGGGGCAGCGCCCGCCGGGCCCGCGCTCCCGCCGCCCGGCCGGACGGCTGTGCTCCAAGTGCGACGACGTCGAGGGGCAAGCCGATCTGCTCGCCGAATGGCGAGAGTCCGGGCTGATCACTCCCGCCCAGTTCGACGCCTTCACCCGCACCGACGAACAGCGCGCCGCCTGA
- a CDS encoding DUF2637 domain-containing protein has translation MSAPAYVDASSTPVDVEKAITAIAAVLTVLLTAVAFWLSYEHLQEVAAAHGMAEAVARSWAWPATVDLFIVIGELLILRASLAHKVDGWAIGLVAAGDGASIALNVAGVGKDANALDYVVAAVPPVAALLAFGALMRQVHAYLARRASTPVTLPPPGVDVASTPVDVSVDRLPAAPPAPPAIEPDPVPELAALPVGVEAGSTPVTAGPAAVDARSTAVDLCTPVVYANRVDQLVRALYGSDFTQPSSARMTQAMTAVGLGGSESTARTARGRVKAREPYLADFPAAIAG, from the coding sequence ATGAGCGCGCCCGCCTACGTCGACGCGTCGTCGACGCCCGTCGACGTGGAAAAGGCCATCACCGCGATCGCGGCCGTGCTCACGGTGCTGCTGACCGCGGTCGCCTTCTGGCTGTCGTATGAGCACTTGCAGGAGGTGGCCGCCGCCCACGGCATGGCCGAAGCGGTCGCGCGGTCGTGGGCGTGGCCGGCCACGGTGGATCTGTTCATCGTGATCGGCGAGCTGCTGATTCTGCGCGCCTCCCTCGCCCACAAGGTCGACGGGTGGGCGATCGGCCTGGTCGCCGCGGGCGACGGCGCTTCCATCGCGCTGAACGTCGCCGGGGTCGGCAAGGACGCCAACGCTCTGGACTACGTGGTGGCCGCGGTGCCTCCGGTGGCCGCGCTGCTGGCGTTCGGGGCGTTGATGCGTCAGGTGCACGCCTACCTCGCACGCCGCGCGTCGACGCCCGTCACCCTCCCGCCCCCGGGCGTCGACGTGGCTTCGACGCCCGTCGACGTGAGCGTCGACCGCCTGCCCGCCGCACCGCCCGCACCCCCGGCGATCGAGCCGGACCCGGTGCCGGAGCTCGCCGCGCTGCCGGTCGGCGTCGAGGCGGGTTCGACGCCCGTCACCGCCGGACCGGCCGCTGTCGACGCCCGGTCGACGGCCGTCGATCTGTGCACGCCGGTCGTCTACGCCAACCGGGTCGATCAGTTGGTGCGGGCGCTGTACGGGTCGGATTTCACGCAGCCGAGCTCGGCGCGGATGACGCAGGCCATGACCGCCGTCGGGCTGGGCGGGTCGGAGTCGACGGCGCGCACGGCGCGGGGCCGGGTCAAGGCGCGTGAGCCGTACCTGGCCGACTTCCCCGCCGCGATCGCCGGTTGA
- a CDS encoding DUF6284 family protein: MDHIVTVQEAVTAFADWMEPTDAELDAIEAEMPLIVADIEALDVQIALLERTPSELDERRVRRGRHRVLAERAALANRVVAGEAA, translated from the coding sequence ATGGATCACATCGTGACTGTTCAGGAAGCTGTTACGGCGTTCGCCGACTGGATGGAGCCGACGGACGCCGAGCTGGACGCGATCGAGGCTGAGATGCCGCTGATCGTCGCGGACATCGAGGCTCTGGACGTTCAGATCGCCCTGCTCGAGCGGACGCCGAGCGAGCTGGACGAGCGGCGGGTGCGCCGCGGCCGGCACCGGGTGCTGGCGGAGCGGGCGGCCCTCGCCAACCGCGTCGTGGCGGGGGAGGCGGCATGA